A single genomic interval of Sinorhizobium garamanticum harbors:
- the ypfJ gene encoding KPN_02809 family neutral zinc metallopeptidase → MEWKGRRQSGNVEDQRGASPGGGPGGPFGRGGGFRLPGGGGGMRRAGGGLSFGTIIFLVILYFVLRAMGIDMLQVLEGGGPMSMPGFEQSDGSQVPQGSAEEEEMKAFMATVLAETEDTWNGIFQASGEQYQEPKLVLFNDSVRSACGFASAASGPFYCPGDRKVYLDMSFFDELAHKFDAAGDFAQAYVLAHEVGHHVQNLIGVLPKFNQMRQRMSEVEANQMSIRVELQADCFAGIWGKYTEQKGLLESGDLEEALNAATQIGDDTLQKRTQGYVVPESFNHGTSEQRMRWFQRGFDSGQMSACDTFSGSV, encoded by the coding sequence ATGGAATGGAAAGGCCGCCGCCAATCCGGAAACGTCGAAGATCAGCGCGGGGCGAGCCCCGGAGGCGGTCCAGGAGGCCCATTCGGCCGTGGCGGCGGGTTCCGCTTGCCGGGTGGGGGAGGCGGGATGCGCCGCGCCGGCGGGGGATTAAGCTTCGGCACGATTATCTTTCTCGTCATCCTCTATTTCGTGCTTCGGGCCATGGGCATCGACATGCTCCAGGTCCTCGAGGGCGGGGGCCCAATGAGCATGCCTGGCTTCGAGCAGAGCGATGGCTCGCAGGTGCCCCAGGGCTCGGCCGAAGAGGAAGAGATGAAAGCCTTTATGGCCACGGTACTCGCTGAAACGGAAGACACCTGGAACGGTATCTTCCAGGCGAGCGGCGAGCAGTATCAGGAACCGAAGCTGGTGCTGTTCAACGATTCCGTCCGTTCGGCGTGCGGCTTTGCCTCCGCCGCCTCGGGCCCGTTCTATTGCCCGGGCGACCGCAAGGTCTATCTCGACATGAGCTTCTTTGACGAACTCGCTCACAAGTTCGATGCCGCAGGCGACTTCGCCCAGGCCTATGTGCTTGCTCATGAGGTCGGCCATCACGTGCAGAACCTGATCGGCGTCTTGCCGAAATTCAACCAGATGCGCCAGCGCATGAGCGAGGTCGAGGCAAACCAGATGTCGATCCGCGTCGAGCTGCAGGCCGATTGTTTCGCGGGAATCTGGGGCAAATATACGGAGCAGAAGGGACTACTGGAAAGCGGCGATCTGGAGGAGGCGCTGAACGCCGCCACGCAGATCGGCGACGATACGCTGCAAAAGCGCACGCAAGGCTATGTCGTCCCGGAGAGCTTCAACCACGGCACATCCGAGCAACGGATGAGATGGTTCCAGCGCGGCTTCGACAGCGGCCAAATGTCGGCTTGCGACACGTTCTCCGGTTCCGTCTGA
- a CDS encoding aldo/keto reductase: protein MEKVSLGKFGPDVSVIGLGCMGMSGMYGPSDRAESIATIHAALDAGITLLDTGDFYGMGHNEMLIGEALKGRDRDQVQLSVKFGALRDAAGAWLGYDGRPKAVRNFLAYTLQRLGVDYIDIYRPARLDPDVPIEDTVGAIADMVKAGYVRHIGLSEVGPETIRRAAAVHPIVDLQIEYSLISRGIEAEILPTCRELGIGITAYGVLSRGLISGHWQKGATKGGDFRAMSPRFQEGNIEQNLALVEALRRVADAKGVTVAQIAIAWVAAQGADIVPLVGARRRDRLAEALASQAVRLDADELAAIERAVPKDAAAGARYPEAQLAHMDSERHG, encoded by the coding sequence ATGGAAAAGGTTTCGCTTGGAAAATTCGGCCCGGACGTTTCCGTGATCGGGCTTGGTTGCATGGGTATGTCGGGGATGTACGGTCCATCAGACCGTGCGGAAAGCATCGCCACCATTCATGCCGCGCTCGATGCGGGGATCACCTTGCTCGACACCGGTGATTTCTACGGCATGGGTCACAATGAGATGCTGATCGGCGAGGCCCTCAAGGGACGCGATCGCGATCAGGTGCAGTTGAGCGTCAAGTTCGGTGCGTTGCGCGATGCCGCCGGCGCGTGGCTCGGTTATGACGGCCGGCCGAAGGCCGTGCGCAACTTCCTTGCCTATACGCTGCAGCGCCTGGGCGTCGATTACATCGATATCTATAGACCTGCCCGCCTCGATCCCGATGTCCCGATCGAGGATACCGTTGGGGCGATCGCCGATATGGTGAAGGCCGGCTATGTTCGCCACATCGGCCTTTCCGAGGTCGGTCCCGAGACGATCCGGCGCGCGGCCGCCGTCCATCCGATCGTCGATCTTCAGATCGAGTACTCGCTGATTTCCCGCGGGATCGAAGCGGAGATCCTGCCGACATGCCGCGAGCTCGGCATTGGCATCACCGCCTATGGCGTCCTTTCGCGCGGCCTGATCAGCGGCCATTGGCAAAAAGGTGCGACCAAGGGTGGCGATTTCCGCGCCATGAGCCCGCGCTTCCAGGAAGGCAATATCGAGCAGAACCTGGCTCTCGTCGAGGCGCTGCGACGCGTCGCAGACGCGAAGGGCGTTACCGTCGCGCAGATCGCGATCGCCTGGGTAGCCGCGCAGGGTGCCGATATCGTGCCGCTGGTGGGGGCGCGCCGCCGCGATCGACTGGCCGAGGCGCTTGCTTCGCAGGCCGTTCGCCTCGATGCGGATGAGCTGGCGGCGATAGAGCGTGCCGTGCCGAAGGACGCTGCCGCCGGTGCCCGTTATCCGGAAGCGCAACTCGCGCACATGGACAGCGAACGGCACGGCTGA
- the carB gene encoding carbamoyl-phosphate synthase large subunit, with amino-acid sequence MPKRQDIKSILIIGAGPIVIGQACEFDYSGTQACKALKEEGYRVILVNSNPATIMTDPGLADATYVEPITPEVVAKIIAKERPDALLPTMGGQTALNTALSLRRMGVLDRYNVEMIGAKPEAIDKAEDRALFREAMAKIGLETPKSRLANATDIKDLDRKAHEAERAELKARLTGAELDKALDELENQWNLGEGDRKQRYLNHAMAIAAQALDDVGLPAIIRPSFTLGGTGGGIAYNRSEFFEIVGSGLDASPTTEVLIEESVLGWKEYEMEVVRDKADNCIIICSIENIDPMGVHTGDSITVAPALTLTDKEYQIMRNASIAVLREIGVETGGSNVQFAVNPENGRLVVIEMNPRVSRSSALASKATGFPIAKIAAKLAVGYTLDELENDITGGATPASFEPSIDYVVTKIPRFAFEKFPGAEPTLTTAMKSVGEVMAIGRTFAESLQKALRGLETGLTGLDEIDIPDFDENGDGRNAIRAAIGTPTPDRLRMVAQALRLGMSEAEVHEACKIDPWFIAQFKAIVDMEARIREHGLPQDAENLRMLKAMGFSDARLATLTGKRPKEVAELRNALNVRPVYKRIDTCAAEFASPTAYMYSTYETPFVGAARSEAQVSDRKKVVILGGGPNRIGQGIEFDYCCCHAAFALKDAGYEAIMVNCNPETVSTDYDTSDRLYFEPLTAEDVIEIMRAEQENGTLHGVIVQFGGQTPLKLAEALEKNGIPILGTDPDAIDLAEDRDRFQKLLMKLDLNQPNNGIAYSVEQARLVAAEIGFPLVVRPSYVLGGRAMQIIHSESMLQSYLLDTVPGLVPEDIKQRYPNDKTGQINTLLGKNPLLFDSYLTNATEVDVDCLCDGKDVFVSGIMEHIEEAGIHSGDSACSLPVHTLDKELVDELERQTTALAKALHVGGLMNVQFAIKDGTIYVLEVNPRASRTVPFVAKTIGAPIAKIAARVMAGEALETAIAAYGKKPDPRNLKHIAVKEAVFPFARFPGVDTLLGPEMRSTGEVIGLDTDYALAFAKSQLGAGVDLPRDGTVFVSVRDEDKARVLPAIRILADIGFKVMATGGTARFLGEQGITATKINKVLEGRPHVEDAIRNRQVQLVINTTDGNKAISDSKSLRRATLMQKVPYYTTMAGAEAAALAIKALKAGNLEVRPLQSYFDA; translated from the coding sequence ATGCCCAAGCGCCAAGACATCAAATCGATCCTCATCATCGGCGCGGGGCCGATCGTCATCGGCCAGGCATGTGAATTCGACTATTCCGGCACGCAGGCCTGCAAGGCGCTGAAGGAGGAAGGCTACCGCGTCATCCTGGTCAACTCCAACCCGGCAACGATCATGACCGACCCAGGACTGGCAGACGCGACCTATGTCGAGCCGATCACGCCGGAAGTCGTCGCCAAGATCATCGCCAAAGAACGCCCGGATGCACTCTTGCCGACCATGGGCGGCCAGACTGCACTCAACACCGCACTCTCGCTGCGCCGCATGGGTGTGCTCGACCGCTACAATGTCGAGATGATCGGCGCCAAGCCGGAGGCGATCGACAAAGCCGAGGATCGTGCCCTCTTCCGCGAGGCTATGGCGAAGATCGGTCTCGAAACGCCCAAATCGCGGCTTGCGAACGCGACCGACATCAAGGATCTGGATCGCAAGGCGCATGAGGCGGAGCGGGCGGAGCTGAAAGCCCGGCTTACCGGCGCCGAACTCGACAAGGCGCTCGACGAGTTGGAAAATCAGTGGAACCTCGGTGAAGGCGACCGCAAGCAGCGCTACCTCAACCACGCTATGGCGATTGCCGCGCAGGCGCTCGACGACGTCGGCCTGCCCGCGATCATTCGTCCCTCCTTCACACTCGGCGGCACCGGCGGCGGCATCGCGTACAACCGCTCGGAATTCTTCGAGATCGTTGGCAGCGGTCTGGATGCGTCGCCGACGACGGAAGTCCTGATCGAGGAGTCGGTTCTCGGCTGGAAGGAATACGAGATGGAGGTCGTCCGCGACAAGGCGGACAACTGCATTATCATCTGCTCGATCGAGAACATCGACCCGATGGGCGTCCATACGGGTGACTCGATCACGGTTGCGCCGGCGCTGACCTTGACCGACAAGGAATACCAGATCATGCGCAACGCCTCGATCGCGGTGCTGCGCGAGATCGGCGTCGAGACCGGCGGCTCGAACGTCCAGTTTGCCGTCAATCCGGAAAACGGCCGCCTGGTCGTCATCGAGATGAACCCGCGCGTGTCGCGCTCCTCCGCGCTGGCGTCCAAGGCAACCGGCTTCCCAATCGCCAAGATCGCGGCAAAGCTCGCCGTCGGCTATACGCTCGACGAGTTGGAGAACGATATCACCGGTGGCGCGACGCCGGCGTCCTTCGAGCCGTCAATCGACTATGTCGTTACCAAGATCCCGCGTTTCGCCTTCGAAAAGTTCCCCGGCGCCGAACCGACCCTCACGACCGCGATGAAATCGGTGGGCGAGGTCATGGCGATCGGTCGTACCTTCGCTGAATCGCTGCAGAAGGCGCTGCGCGGTCTCGAAACGGGCCTCACCGGTCTCGACGAGATCGACATCCCGGATTTCGACGAGAATGGCGACGGCCGCAATGCCATCCGTGCGGCAATCGGCACGCCGACGCCGGACCGACTGCGTATGGTCGCCCAGGCCCTCCGTCTCGGCATGAGCGAAGCGGAGGTCCACGAGGCCTGCAAAATCGATCCGTGGTTCATCGCCCAGTTCAAGGCGATCGTCGACATGGAGGCGCGCATCCGCGAGCACGGTCTGCCGCAGGATGCGGAAAATCTGCGCATGCTGAAGGCCATGGGATTCTCGGATGCCCGGCTTGCGACGCTCACTGGGAAGCGCCCGAAGGAAGTGGCCGAGCTGCGCAACGCGCTGAACGTCCGCCCGGTCTACAAGCGCATCGATACCTGCGCGGCCGAGTTCGCCTCGCCGACGGCCTACATGTATTCGACCTATGAAACGCCCTTCGTCGGTGCCGCGCGCTCGGAAGCCCAGGTTTCCGACCGCAAGAAGGTCGTCATCCTCGGCGGTGGGCCGAACCGGATCGGCCAGGGCATCGAGTTCGACTATTGCTGCTGCCATGCCGCCTTCGCGCTGAAGGACGCAGGCTACGAAGCGATCATGGTCAACTGCAATCCGGAAACGGTTTCGACCGATTACGATACGTCCGACCGGCTCTATTTCGAACCGCTGACCGCCGAAGATGTCATCGAGATCATGCGCGCCGAACAGGAAAACGGCACGCTGCACGGCGTCATCGTTCAGTTCGGCGGCCAGACGCCTCTGAAGCTTGCCGAAGCGCTGGAAAAGAACGGCATTCCAATCCTCGGCACGGATCCCGACGCGATCGACCTCGCCGAGGACCGGGATCGCTTCCAGAAGCTCTTGATGAAGCTCGATCTTAACCAGCCGAACAACGGCATCGCCTATTCGGTCGAGCAGGCTCGCCTCGTTGCCGCGGAGATCGGCTTCCCGCTGGTCGTGCGCCCGTCCTATGTTCTGGGCGGCCGCGCCATGCAGATCATCCATTCGGAAAGCATGCTGCAGAGCTATCTGCTCGACACGGTTCCGGGGTTGGTGCCGGAGGACATCAAGCAGCGTTATCCCAATGACAAGACCGGTCAGATCAACACGCTGCTCGGCAAGAATCCGCTGCTTTTCGACAGCTACCTGACGAATGCGACCGAAGTGGACGTCGACTGCCTGTGCGACGGCAAGGACGTTTTCGTCTCGGGCATCATGGAGCACATCGAGGAAGCCGGCATCCATTCCGGCGACTCCGCCTGCTCCCTGCCGGTTCACACGCTCGACAAAGAGCTCGTCGATGAGCTTGAACGCCAGACGACGGCGCTTGCCAAGGCTCTCCACGTTGGCGGCCTTATGAACGTGCAGTTCGCCATCAAGGACGGCACGATCTATGTGCTCGAGGTCAACCCGCGGGCGTCGCGCACGGTCCCCTTCGTGGCGAAAACCATCGGCGCGCCGATCGCGAAGATCGCGGCACGGGTGATGGCGGGCGAAGCGCTGGAGACCGCGATTGCCGCTTATGGCAAGAAACCGGACCCGCGCAATCTGAAGCACATCGCCGTCAAGGAGGCGGTCTTCCCGTTTGCCCGATTCCCCGGCGTCGACACGTTGCTCGGGCCCGAAATGCGCTCGACCGGCGAAGTTATCGGCCTTGACACGGACTACGCGCTCGCCTTCGCCAAATCCCAGCTCGGCGCCGGTGTGGACCTGCCGCGCGACGGAACGGTTTTCGTTTCGGTTCGCGACGAGGACAAGGCACGCGTGCTGCCGGCTATCCGCATTCTCGCCGACATCGGCTTCAAGGTCATGGCGACCGGCGGTACGGCGCGCTTCCTCGGCGAGCAGGGCATTACTGCCACCAAAATCAACAAGGTCCTCGAAGGCCGGCCGCATGTCGAGGACGCTATTCGCAATCGGCAGGTGCAACTGGTCATCAACACGACGGACGGCAACAAGGCGATCTCCGATTCGAAATCGCTGCGTCGCGCGACACTGATGCAGAAGGTGCCCTATTACACGACGATGGCCGGCGCCGAAGCAGCGGCCCTTGCAATCAAGGCCTTGAAGGCCGGCAACCTCGAAGTGCGTCCGCTGCAGAGCTACTTCGACGCCTGA
- a CDS encoding LysR family transcriptional regulator: MNDLPLADLDAFAAVARERSFRTAARKRGVSASALSEALRRLEARLGVRLLNRTTRSVTLTEAGTRLLERLSPALGEIAGALDQVGSLRDSPAGTLRLNVPTIVAREILPPLVGRFLKANPAITLEVTAEDGFIDVLAAGFDAGVRYEERLERDMIAIPIGPRVQRYLTAAAPDYLARHGVPQHPRDLLEHAAIRHRFQSGVALTWEFGEGDAALTIAPPAVVLANAIDLEVGAAVDGLGVIRTFEEFLAPEIEAGRLVPILDEWVTSFPGPFLYYASRRHMPAPLRAFVDFLKAEQRRSEQ; the protein is encoded by the coding sequence ATGAACGACCTTCCACTCGCAGATCTTGATGCATTTGCCGCCGTTGCCCGTGAACGCAGCTTCCGTACTGCCGCCCGCAAACGCGGCGTTTCAGCCTCCGCACTGAGCGAAGCGCTGCGGCGGCTGGAGGCAAGACTGGGCGTGAGACTGCTCAATCGCACGACCCGCAGCGTCACGCTGACGGAGGCGGGAACGCGGCTGCTCGAACGTTTGTCGCCGGCGCTTGGAGAGATCGCCGGCGCGCTTGATCAGGTGGGCAGCCTCCGCGACAGCCCTGCGGGCACGCTCAGGCTGAATGTGCCGACAATCGTCGCCCGCGAAATCTTGCCGCCACTTGTCGGTCGGTTCCTGAAGGCCAATCCGGCAATTACGCTGGAGGTGACAGCGGAGGATGGCTTCATCGATGTTCTCGCCGCCGGATTCGACGCCGGCGTGCGCTATGAGGAACGACTTGAGCGAGACATGATCGCCATCCCGATCGGCCCGCGCGTGCAGCGTTACCTCACCGCCGCTGCGCCGGATTATCTTGCCAGACATGGCGTACCTCAACATCCGCGCGACCTTCTCGAACATGCTGCCATCCGCCACCGTTTCCAGAGCGGCGTTGCCTTGACGTGGGAGTTTGGAGAAGGCGATGCCGCCTTGACCATCGCACCGCCCGCGGTCGTCCTTGCCAACGCGATCGATCTCGAAGTCGGCGCAGCGGTCGACGGTCTCGGCGTGATTCGAACATTCGAGGAATTTCTGGCACCGGAGATTGAAGCGGGACGGCTCGTGCCAATTCTCGACGAATGGGTAACCAGTTTCCCGGGACCGTTCCTGTACTATGCCAGCCGCCGGCATATGCCGGCCCCGCTCAGGGCCTTCGTCGACTTCCTAAAGGCGGAACAACGGCGCTCGGAACAGTAA